The Rhodothermia bacterium genome includes a region encoding these proteins:
- a CDS encoding peroxiredoxin, whose product MSTFILKVGDPAPLFSGTAHTGEAFSLESLRGQKVALYFYPEDDTEVCTRQACNLRDNHHLLREKGIVVIGVSPDENPSHAAFAQKFGLPFALLPDPNHQILNAYGTFGEKNMYGNIVQGVLRYTFLIDEVGIIRHIFRKPRVNQHAEEILKKFGFA is encoded by the coding sequence ATGAGTACTTTTATTCTTAAAGTAGGTGATCCTGCACCGCTCTTTTCCGGAACCGCACACACCGGAGAAGCCTTTTCCCTCGAATCGCTAAGAGGCCAAAAAGTAGCGCTCTATTTTTATCCCGAAGATGATACCGAGGTCTGTACCCGTCAGGCGTGTAACCTACGGGATAACCACCATTTGCTCCGTGAAAAAGGCATTGTTGTGATTGGCGTCTCGCCAGATGAAAACCCGTCTCATGCGGCCTTTGCCCAAAAATTTGGACTGCCCTTTGCCCTTCTACCTGACCCAAACCACCAAATTCTAAACGCATACGGCACTTTCGGGGAGAAGAATATGTATGGCAATATTGTTCAAGGCGTTCTGCGCTATACGTTTTTGATTGATGAAGTCGGTATCATCCGGCACATTTTTCGTAAGCCAAGGGTAAACCAACACGCCGAAG
- the dut gene encoding dUTP diphosphatase, with product MQIPIEFLGHAIGLKLPEYATPHSAGLDLMAACPEEEPIILKPSERGLVPTGLKIALPDGYEAQIRPRSGLAFRYGLTVLNAPGTIDADYRGEVKVLLVNLGKESYTIYRGDRVAQMVVAPYVRVDWQLVPQLEETLRGEGGFGHTGL from the coding sequence ATGCAAATACCAATAGAATTCCTCGGCCATGCGATAGGGCTTAAGTTGCCGGAATATGCAACACCCCACAGTGCCGGATTAGACTTAATGGCCGCGTGTCCAGAAGAAGAACCCATTATTCTGAAACCCAGTGAACGTGGACTCGTCCCAACAGGTCTTAAAATAGCCTTGCCAGACGGATACGAAGCCCAAATCCGGCCCAGAAGCGGCTTGGCCTTCCGCTATGGCCTCACCGTTTTGAATGCCCCCGGAACCATAGACGCCGATTATCGTGGTGAGGTCAAGGTTTTATTGGTCAATCTGGGGAAAGAATCCTATACCATCTATCGTGGCGACAGAGTCGCACAAATGGTGGTCGCACCGTATGTGCGTGTAGATTGGCAATTGGTTCCACAATTAGAAGAGACCCTCCGAGGCGAGGGCGGATTTGGCCATACAGGTCTCTAA
- a CDS encoding peptide MFS transporter, translating to MSTTQDTSFYGHPRGLATLFFTEMWERFSYYGGRALLILYMTDQLVNGGLGFTVADAGAIYGLYTASVYLTNLPGGWVSDKFLGARNAVFYGGIIIAIGNVLLAFPGIGFFYGGLALIAVGTGLLKPNVSTMVGSLYDKTDNRRDAGFSIFYMGINLGAFLAPLIAGYIGETINWRYGFLAVAVGMCIGLVQYKMGDKHLGTVGRFVPPATDAEAAQQRKSLFIALGSLAAAFLIPYLLHVAGSIQITIDWIKTAMTYVFIAIPIVYFGFLFLRGGFTADEKKRLAAIFVFFIAAALFWGSFEQAGSTLTLFADRHTNNQVFGLPFPTTWWQSVNSIWIISLAPVFAALWMYLNKKNMEPSTPVKFGLGLLFVGLSFLLLVIPANAIVAVPDAKVGVIWLLTVYFLQTVGELCLSPVGLSTMTKLAPERVVGQMMGVWFLGAAVGNFIGGNVGGLFETYPLNGLFLAVAGTSIAVSLVMFVLVPWVKNLMGDIK from the coding sequence ATGAGTACTACCCAAGATACGTCGTTCTACGGACACCCACGAGGTCTGGCGACGTTGTTTTTCACTGAAATGTGGGAGCGTTTTAGCTACTATGGTGGCCGTGCCTTGCTGATTTTATATATGACCGATCAGTTGGTGAATGGTGGTCTTGGCTTTACGGTTGCCGATGCTGGCGCAATTTATGGCCTCTATACGGCATCGGTTTATCTGACCAATTTGCCCGGCGGTTGGGTTTCCGATAAATTTTTAGGCGCTCGCAATGCCGTTTTTTATGGCGGAATTATTATTGCTATTGGCAACGTGTTGCTCGCCTTCCCCGGAATTGGTTTTTTTTATGGCGGCTTGGCGCTGATTGCCGTCGGTACGGGCTTGCTTAAGCCAAATGTGAGTACGATGGTGGGTTCTTTGTACGACAAAACCGATAACCGCCGCGATGCTGGCTTTTCAATTTTCTACATGGGAATCAACTTAGGTGCTTTTTTAGCGCCTCTGATCGCGGGATATATAGGTGAAACCATCAACTGGCGTTATGGATTTTTAGCGGTGGCGGTTGGGATGTGTATTGGCTTGGTACAATACAAAATGGGTGATAAACACTTAGGGACTGTCGGACGCTTTGTGCCTCCGGCTACCGACGCAGAGGCCGCACAACAACGCAAATCCCTGTTTATTGCGCTTGGCTCGCTCGCTGCCGCCTTTTTGATTCCTTACCTCTTGCATGTTGCCGGATCCATCCAGATCACGATTGACTGGATTAAAACGGCCATGACATACGTTTTCATCGCCATTCCGATTGTTTATTTTGGGTTTTTATTCCTACGTGGTGGGTTCACTGCCGATGAAAAAAAGCGATTGGCGGCCATTTTTGTCTTCTTTATAGCAGCCGCATTGTTCTGGGGATCCTTCGAACAAGCAGGTTCTACCCTCACCCTATTTGCTGATCGCCATACCAATAACCAAGTATTTGGCCTACCCTTCCCAACCACTTGGTGGCAGTCGGTGAACTCTATCTGGATTATTTCACTCGCGCCTGTTTTTGCGGCTCTTTGGATGTATTTAAACAAAAAAAATATGGAGCCTTCCACCCCCGTAAAGTTTGGGCTGGGGCTTTTGTTTGTTGGGTTAAGTTTCCTCTTGTTGGTGATTCCGGCCAATGCCATTGTTGCCGTTCCAGACGCAAAAGTAGGTGTGATTTGGCTCTTAACCGTTTATTTCCTTCAAACGGTTGGTGAACTCTGCTTGAGTCCGGTTGGCTTGAGTACAATGACAAAATTGGCTCCAGAACGTGTTGTAGGACAAATGATGGGCGTTTGGTTCTTGGGTGCAGCCGTTGGGAATTTTATTGGCGGAAACGTCGGCGGCTTGTTTGAGACCTACCCGCTCAATGGCTTATTCTTGGCAGTGGCCGGAACCTCTATTGCGGTCTCCTTGGTCATGTTTGTCTTGGTTCCTTGGGTTAAAAACCTTATGGGAGACATTAAATAG
- a CDS encoding DUF547 domain-containing protein translates to MPSKRISALLLGLVTWAGCANVPQIPVRHPIQKPMHFEHTVFTEVLQKFVDEEGMVDYALLKTDRGKLDAYLIKLAQNDPDRLPELERLAFWINTYNAYTLKLVIENYPVRSILRITPLPIPGKTSAWDLKSVTVGGKSYTLTAVEHEIIRKEFKEPRIHFALVCAAMSCPKLRREAYEGIRLEEQLDDQARVFLNEKHKNNLDPKSDTIRLSKIFSWFATDFEKHGQTVQQYLSRFFPYEDALRTKLEKNAFKVSYTNYDWGLNRKR, encoded by the coding sequence ATGCCATCCAAACGTATTTCAGCACTTTTGTTGGGTCTTGTAACATGGGCCGGATGCGCCAATGTGCCCCAAATTCCCGTCCGTCATCCCATCCAAAAACCCATGCACTTTGAACACACCGTGTTTACCGAGGTGCTCCAAAAGTTTGTGGATGAAGAGGGGATGGTAGATTATGCCTTGCTCAAAACCGATCGAGGAAAATTGGATGCTTACCTCATAAAATTAGCCCAAAACGATCCCGACCGTTTACCAGAATTGGAACGATTGGCCTTTTGGATCAATACCTATAATGCCTATACCCTGAAATTGGTGATTGAGAATTATCCCGTAAGAAGTATTCTACGCATCACGCCACTGCCTATTCCGGGCAAAACAAGTGCTTGGGACCTGAAAAGTGTAACGGTCGGGGGGAAATCTTATACGCTCACGGCAGTTGAACACGAGATCATTCGCAAGGAATTTAAAGAGCCACGTATCCATTTCGCCTTGGTTTGTGCCGCTATGAGTTGCCCCAAACTTCGCCGTGAAGCCTACGAGGGCATCCGCTTGGAAGAACAATTAGATGACCAAGCCCGCGTCTTTCTAAATGAAAAACATAAAAACAACCTTGACCCCAAGTCCGACACCATCCGGCTTTCAAAAATCTTCTCGTGGTTTGCCACCGATTTCGAGAAGCATGGCCAAACGGTACAACAATACTTGAGCCGTTTTTTTCCATATGAAGACGCCCTCCGCACCAAATTGGAGAAGAACGCTTTTAAGGTATCTTATACCAATTATGATTGGGGCCTGAACCGAAAACGATAA
- a CDS encoding CDP-alcohol phosphatidyltransferase family protein, whose translation MEGSVKKLDLGRFWTASNILSISRAIVVIPIMYLIMTQGSVVWLAGFVLWGIASDWLDGQVARWTNTVSGWGKVLDPLADKVAAIGIVFALVWVKAIPLWLIFIVAGRDILIVLGGILLSRKIGEVTMSIWTGKVAVTLLSIMVLSAILKVHPDITQIYTNTTAVLFIYSFFLYALRVWGFVRTGKDATFGQLLDAYANEITVALVATFLFLSSSTLFDAVFPAFMWLSWACVMTCILFGWNAFKRRHRIFYPKILHLPVAATFLFALYLMLEPDAELIRYGQWIIIGFMAYTYFLFIIASFWRYKPIEYIQQTPSPPQEINDKK comes from the coding sequence ATGGAAGGCTCCGTAAAGAAATTGGATCTGGGTCGGTTTTGGACGGCTTCAAATATACTCAGCATCAGCCGTGCCATCGTCGTAATCCCGATTATGTACCTCATCATGACACAAGGATCGGTGGTGTGGCTGGCGGGTTTTGTGCTGTGGGGCATTGCGTCGGATTGGTTAGACGGGCAAGTGGCACGCTGGACCAATACGGTTTCGGGCTGGGGCAAGGTCTTGGATCCTTTGGCGGACAAAGTGGCGGCCATCGGCATTGTATTTGCATTGGTTTGGGTTAAGGCCATCCCGCTCTGGCTGATCTTCATTGTGGCCGGTCGGGATATTTTGATTGTTTTGGGTGGCATTTTGCTCTCGCGTAAAATTGGCGAGGTGACAATGAGTATTTGGACGGGCAAAGTGGCCGTTACGCTGCTTTCGATCATGGTCTTGTCCGCCATCTTAAAGGTACATCCCGACATCACCCAGATTTACACCAATACCACTGCAGTTCTTTTTATCTATTCGTTCTTTTTATATGCCCTTCGGGTCTGGGGCTTTGTTCGTACCGGAAAAGACGCCACCTTTGGCCAACTTTTGGATGCCTATGCGAATGAAATAACGGTTGCCTTGGTCGCCACCTTTTTGTTCCTCAGTTCCTCCACCTTGTTCGATGCCGTTTTTCCCGCTTTTATGTGGCTCTCGTGGGCTTGTGTGATGACGTGCATTTTGTTTGGTTGGAATGCCTTTAAAAGACGCCATCGCATTTTTTACCCCAAAATTTTGCACCTTCCTGTTGCCGCTACCTTTTTGTTTGCTCTTTATTTGATGTTAGAGCCAGACGCAGAGCTTATCCGATATGGCCAATGGATCATTATTGGTTTTATGGCCTATACCTATTTTCTTTTTATCATTGCTTCTTTTTGGCGATACAAGCCGATAGAGTATATTCAGCAAACGCCATCACCCCCACAAGAAATTAACGACAAAAAATGA
- the surE gene encoding 5'/3'-nucleotidase SurE gives MQKPTILMTNDDGIEADGLMVLAHAMKDLGEVFVVAPRTEQSAVSYMVTIRDPLRFFNWDLGEGITACALTGTPADCIKFGIGTWLGRKPDLVVSGINQGPNAAVNLLHSGTVGGALEGCVAGIPSIAISLDSFDKHADYSAAGKMAQKVARQVLEQGLPDGIALNVNVPYLAEDQIKGFRIARQARSRWDEAFTERKDPIGRPYYWLAGYHVSLDMGADTDLAALEEGYVSVTPLQLDRTDHAFARTMQDWAW, from the coding sequence ATGCAGAAACCAACTATTTTAATGACCAACGATGATGGCATCGAGGCCGATGGCCTTATGGTTTTGGCACATGCCATGAAGGACTTAGGCGAGGTCTTTGTGGTAGCGCCCCGTACCGAACAAAGTGCAGTAAGCTATATGGTCACCATCCGAGATCCGTTACGCTTTTTTAATTGGGATCTTGGCGAGGGGATCACGGCTTGTGCCCTTACCGGAACACCAGCAGATTGTATAAAATTTGGGATTGGAACTTGGCTGGGGAGAAAGCCCGACTTGGTGGTTTCCGGCATCAATCAAGGGCCAAATGCCGCCGTAAACCTGCTACATTCCGGAACCGTAGGGGGGGCTTTGGAAGGCTGTGTGGCGGGTATTCCGTCTATTGCTATTTCCTTAGACAGTTTTGACAAACACGCTGATTATTCCGCCGCCGGTAAAATGGCACAAAAAGTGGCCCGCCAAGTCTTGGAGCAGGGCTTACCGGATGGAATCGCACTTAATGTAAACGTGCCCTATCTGGCGGAAGACCAAATTAAGGGCTTTCGTATTGCCCGACAAGCCCGGAGCCGTTGGGACGAGGCTTTTACGGAACGAAAAGACCCCATCGGGCGTCCTTATTATTGGTTGGCAGGCTATCATGTCAGTTTAGATATGGGTGCAGATACGGATTTAGCCGCATTGGAAGAAGGCTATGTCTCCGTGACGCCATTACAATTAGACCGAACCGACCACGCTTTTGCCCGCACCATGCAAGATTGGGCTTGGTGA
- the panB gene encoding 3-methyl-2-oxobutanoate hydroxymethyltransferase, with protein MSTQTVKPENKPIRRVTTQSLRNMKAAGTPISMLTAYDFTSAQLLDSAGVDVLLVGDSASNVIAGHETTLPITLDHMIYHAQCVVRGTQRAFVVVDLPFGSYQGNSKKALASAIRIMKETGAHAVKLEGGKVEEDTIKRILSAGIPVMGHLGLTPQSINQFGSYKVRAQEAEEADQLRKDAVRLERIGCFAMVLEKIPSTLAREIASKLTIPIIGIGAGNGCDGQVLVMHDMLGLNNDFNPRFVRKYANLEEVIKSAVKQYIADVRSRDFPNENESY; from the coding sequence ATGAGCACCCAAACGGTAAAACCTGAAAATAAACCAATCCGACGTGTAACCACCCAAAGCCTTCGCAATATGAAAGCTGCCGGAACGCCCATTTCGATGTTAACAGCATACGATTTTACCAGTGCCCAACTCTTGGATAGTGCGGGTGTGGATGTGTTGCTGGTGGGAGACTCGGCCTCTAATGTGATCGCCGGACATGAAACCACCCTGCCCATTACCCTAGATCACATGATTTACCATGCACAATGTGTAGTTCGGGGTACGCAACGGGCTTTTGTGGTCGTGGACTTGCCCTTTGGCAGCTATCAAGGAAATTCTAAGAAAGCCTTGGCCTCCGCCATCCGCATTATGAAGGAAACCGGCGCACATGCTGTGAAATTAGAAGGGGGGAAAGTCGAAGAAGATACGATCAAACGCATCCTTTCCGCTGGAATCCCAGTCATGGGGCATCTCGGCCTCACGCCACAAAGCATCAACCAATTTGGCTCGTACAAGGTGCGGGCACAAGAAGCCGAAGAAGCCGATCAACTCCGGAAAGATGCTGTGCGGCTCGAACGGATCGGTTGTTTTGCGATGGTACTGGAGAAAATCCCAAGTACATTGGCACGAGAAATCGCCTCCAAACTCACTATCCCTATCATTGGGATTGGTGCAGGGAACGGTTGCGACGGACAAGTTCTCGTCATGCACGACATGCTGGGCCTGAACAACGATTTCAACCCGCGTTTTGTCCGAAAATACGCGAACTTAGAAGAGGTAATTAAGTCGGCTGTAAAACAATACATCGCCGATGTCCGTAGCCGTGACTTCCCGAACGAAAATGAAAGCTACTGA